A single region of the Leptolyngbya subtilissima AS-A7 genome encodes:
- a CDS encoding photosystem II reaction center protein I, giving the protein MLTLKIVVYLVVAFFVSLFVFGFLSGDPSRNPGRQDMD; this is encoded by the coding sequence ATGCTCACCCTTAAGATTGTGGTTTACCTCGTAGTCGCCTTCTTTGTGTCCCTGTTCGTGTTTGGCTTTTTGAGCGGCGACCCCTCCCGCAACCCCGGCCGTCAAGACATGGACTAG
- a CDS encoding glycosyltransferase family 2 protein, with amino-acid sequence MKFSLVITTYNRLDLLKRAIACGLNQTMPCEVVVADDASTDGTEEYVRSLGSQVVYHRNAQNLNHAATVNNGVAAASGEWVKFLDDDDYLAPDCLEKMAAAIAQHPQAVLCSCQAIQVDEYGAEIRRTPATGPGQVFYIPQSAIHYGMLMDQVPFGTPAQVAARRDAFLQADGWDTSMTTNYDDIDAWVKVADFGDALFLNECLAYRTIWAGGYEQKMSLSRRMALNLTIKERIYGRVHEGYRDRIPTLVAIGQYLHLHWGLVALRQRQVAAGLSLLAPGALSPEAWQLLAQARKLRSQPGANSLVPRTVLVP; translated from the coding sequence ATGAAATTTAGCCTGGTAATTACTACCTATAATCGGCTGGACTTGCTGAAGCGAGCGATCGCCTGCGGTCTCAACCAAACCATGCCCTGCGAAGTCGTGGTCGCTGACGATGCCTCCACCGACGGCACTGAGGAGTATGTGCGCAGTCTGGGTAGCCAGGTTGTCTATCACCGCAATGCCCAAAACCTTAACCATGCCGCTACGGTAAACAATGGTGTAGCCGCCGCCAGCGGTGAGTGGGTCAAGTTTTTGGATGATGACGACTATCTAGCACCCGACTGCCTTGAGAAGATGGCGGCGGCGATCGCCCAGCATCCTCAAGCCGTGCTCTGCTCCTGCCAGGCAATTCAGGTTGACGAGTATGGTGCTGAGATTCGCCGCACCCCAGCTACCGGACCCGGCCAGGTGTTCTACATTCCTCAAAGCGCCATCCACTACGGCATGTTGATGGATCAGGTGCCCTTTGGCACCCCAGCCCAGGTAGCGGCCCGCCGTGATGCCTTTTTGCAGGCGGACGGCTGGGATACCTCCATGACCACCAACTACGACGACATCGACGCCTGGGTAAAGGTGGCCGACTTTGGCGATGCGCTCTTCCTCAACGAATGCCTGGCCTACCGCACAATCTGGGCCGGGGGCTACGAGCAAAAAATGTCGCTCAGCCGCCGCATGGCGCTGAATTTGACCATCAAAGAGCGCATTTATGGGCGGGTGCATGAGGGATACCGCGATCGCATTCCCACCCTTGTCGCCATTGGCCAATACCTGCACCTGCACTGGGGCCTAGTCGCCCTGCGCCAGCGCCAGGTCGCGGCTGGGCTCTCCCTATTGGCCCCCGGTGCTCTGTCGCCCGAGGCCTGGCAACTACTGGCCCAGGCTCGCAAATTGCGATCGCAGCCAGGAGCGAATAGCTTAGTCCCCCGTACTGTTCTGGTTCCCTAG
- a CDS encoding alpha-mannosidase yields MKRARRSRHNSAYTGETAFDHTGAMPPATVLPVLPPQILAILDRLRHLSQLDVRSTWHRCPEAVDDLNVSFGNAWKTWPLATLNDRHHIAWPKGKVSLGLHQRFTWPTELNGYPLHGLTARLALRWWADQADIFVNGEPVQTGDIFDCWTRIVLTDRVVPGESVDVSLKLLSPGHDEGALVQAELVFEALAGDCPEPSFVADELAVLATYLAQFDGEKLDILTQALGEIDWDGVGDRDRFHISLLRVRDTLKQFSPWLKQRTLHCLGHAHLDLAWLWPVPETWEAAENTFRSVLALQQDFPELTFSHSSPALFAWLEQHRPELFATIQQEVKAGRWAIDAGLWVEPDLNLPGGEAIARQILYGQRYCAEKFGGVSAVAWLPDTFGFSWQLPQLLTQGGIRYFATQKLRWNDTNPFPHDLFSWQGLDGTEITGVTLPPIGTDIAPVDMAQYACQWEANTGFVDALWLPGVGDHGGGPTRDMLHKAQRWASSPFFPTLTFGHAAPLFDQLTHPPIHPSTHPPVPSPPPPLPTWNDELYLELHRGCYTTHGDQKQYNRRCEDILFQAELFASIAAIYGLQPYPQTELETAWKLVLFNQFHDILPGSSIPEVFEQANAEWQAALEMGDRLLQTSLQALAVRCPLPAPPQPDAVPVALFNPLNWERSEVVNVSLSSLPQTSWQAQDAEGQTLPTQLEQTDSPSLLVYVPAIPSVGYRLIWLIPAEAALPSPTPAEWVLENAYLRATIDPATGGIASLIHKATGTETFQGCGNQLQAFKDEGQYWDAWNIAPDYQDHPLDAFVLESVSWIEYGLARQTLRVVHHFGQSTIAQDYRLEANSSILAVHTEVDWHETQVVLKAAFPLTVSAAEATYEIPFGAIARSTTPTTPQDQAKWEVPALRWADLSDGDRGISILTDYKHGFDATPNQLRLTLLKAPVWPDPGCDRGCQTFSYAIYPHARGWQQAKTVQAAHNFNLPIRPCVLPSSVMSIGAQSSASFLNLGDTGFVLSAFKQAEGSAEQYILRGYESSGLETTLKLQGSISMEVTGRVNLLEEPYEAKGWHEVEPWQIVSLAVSVSPAL; encoded by the coding sequence TTGAAACGAGCGCGACGAAGTCGCCATAACTCTGCCTACACTGGGGAGACTGCCTTTGATCATACCGGAGCCATGCCCCCTGCCACCGTTCTCCCTGTACTCCCGCCGCAGATTTTAGCCATCCTCGATCGCCTCCGTCACCTGAGCCAACTCGATGTGCGGAGTACCTGGCACCGCTGTCCTGAGGCTGTGGATGATCTGAATGTTTCCTTTGGCAATGCCTGGAAAACCTGGCCGCTAGCAACGCTGAACGATCGCCATCACATCGCTTGGCCTAAGGGCAAAGTCTCCCTGGGGCTGCACCAGCGCTTTACTTGGCCCACCGAGCTCAATGGCTATCCCCTTCATGGGCTAACGGCACGGCTGGCGCTGCGCTGGTGGGCCGACCAAGCGGACATCTTTGTCAATGGCGAGCCGGTGCAGACGGGAGATATCTTCGACTGCTGGACGCGGATTGTGCTGACGGACAGGGTTGTGCCGGGAGAATCGGTGGATGTTTCGCTGAAGCTGCTAAGTCCGGGCCACGATGAGGGGGCGCTGGTGCAGGCCGAACTGGTGTTTGAGGCTTTGGCGGGCGACTGCCCCGAGCCCAGTTTTGTGGCTGACGAATTGGCGGTGTTAGCCACCTATCTAGCTCAGTTTGATGGGGAAAAGCTCGACATTCTCACCCAGGCTCTCGGAGAAATTGATTGGGATGGAGTGGGCGATCGCGATCGCTTCCACATCTCACTTCTGCGCGTACGGGATACTTTGAAGCAGTTTTCGCCCTGGCTCAAGCAGCGCACCCTCCACTGTCTAGGCCACGCCCATTTAGATCTAGCCTGGCTCTGGCCCGTCCCCGAAACTTGGGAAGCGGCCGAGAATACGTTTCGCTCGGTGTTAGCCCTACAGCAAGACTTTCCCGAACTCACTTTTAGCCATTCCTCCCCAGCGCTGTTTGCCTGGCTAGAGCAGCACCGCCCCGAGCTATTTGCCACCATTCAGCAAGAAGTTAAAGCCGGACGATGGGCGATTGATGCGGGGCTGTGGGTTGAGCCTGACCTGAACTTGCCGGGGGGAGAGGCGATCGCCCGACAGATTCTCTATGGCCAGCGATACTGTGCTGAGAAGTTTGGCGGAGTGAGCGCGGTCGCCTGGCTGCCCGACACCTTTGGCTTCTCCTGGCAACTGCCTCAGCTGCTTACCCAGGGCGGCATTCGCTACTTCGCCACCCAAAAACTCCGCTGGAACGACACCAACCCCTTTCCCCACGACCTGTTTAGCTGGCAGGGGCTAGACGGCACCGAGATTACGGGCGTTACCCTGCCCCCCATCGGCACCGACATCGCTCCGGTTGACATGGCCCAATACGCCTGCCAGTGGGAAGCCAACACAGGGTTTGTCGACGCCCTCTGGCTCCCCGGCGTCGGCGACCACGGCGGCGGCCCCACCCGCGACATGCTGCACAAAGCCCAGCGCTGGGCCAGTTCCCCCTTCTTCCCCACCCTCACCTTCGGCCACGCTGCCCCCTTGTTTGACCAACTCACCCATCCACCCATCCACCCATCCACCCATCCGCCCGTTCCCTCGCCTCCTCCCCCACTCCCCACCTGGAACGACGAACTCTACCTCGAACTCCACCGGGGCTGCTACACCACCCACGGCGACCAAAAACAGTACAACCGCCGCTGCGAAGACATTCTGTTCCAAGCCGAACTGTTTGCTTCCATCGCCGCAATCTACGGGCTTCAGCCCTATCCCCAGACCGAGCTAGAAACCGCCTGGAAGCTAGTGCTGTTTAACCAGTTCCACGATATTTTGCCGGGGTCGTCGATCCCCGAAGTGTTTGAGCAAGCGAATGCAGAATGGCAGGCGGCGTTGGAGATGGGCGATCGCCTTTTGCAAACCTCTCTTCAGGCTCTCGCCGTGCGCTGTCCTCTACCTGCGCCTCCACAGCCTGACGCCGTGCCCGTGGCGCTGTTCAACCCGCTGAACTGGGAGCGCAGTGAAGTAGTGAACGTTTCTTTGTCTTCCCTGCCTCAAACCTCCTGGCAAGCGCAGGATGCCGAGGGCCAAACGCTACCCACCCAGCTTGAACAGACTGACTCTCCGTCGCTGCTGGTCTACGTTCCCGCTATTCCTTCGGTGGGCTATCGCCTGATCTGGCTGATTCCTGCCGAGGCGGCCCTCCCCAGTCCGACCCCCGCCGAGTGGGTTTTAGAGAATGCTTATCTGAGAGCCACCATCGACCCGGCCACTGGCGGCATCGCCAGCCTGATCCACAAAGCTACCGGCACCGAAACCTTTCAGGGCTGTGGAAACCAGCTCCAGGCTTTCAAAGACGAGGGCCAATATTGGGACGCGTGGAATATTGCCCCTGATTACCAAGACCATCCCCTAGATGCCTTTGTACTTGAGAGTGTTAGCTGGATTGAGTATGGTCTAGCGCGGCAGACCCTCCGAGTAGTCCATCACTTTGGCCAGTCCACCATCGCCCAAGACTATCGTTTGGAGGCAAATTCTTCCATACTTGCAGTTCACACCGAGGTAGATTGGCACGAAACCCAAGTGGTGCTGAAGGCGGCGTTTCCGCTAACGGTGTCGGCGGCTGAGGCGACCTATGAAATTCCCTTCGGAGCGATCGCCCGCTCAACCACTCCCACCACTCCCCAAGACCAGGCCAAATGGGAAGTACCTGCCCTGCGCTGGGCCGACCTCAGCGATGGCGATCGCGGCATCAGCATTCTCACCGACTACAAGCACGGGTTTGATGCTACACCCAACCAACTGCGGCTGACGCTGCTTAAGGCTCCTGTCTGGCCGGATCCGGGGTGCGATCGCGGCTGCCAAACCTTTAGCTACGCCATTTATCCCCACGCACGTGGCTGGCAGCAGGCCAAAACCGTACAGGCCGCCCACAACTTCAACCTGCCTATTCGGCCCTGCGTGTTGCCATCCTCTGTCATGTCTATAGGCGCTCAATCCTCCGCCAGCTTCCTTAATTTAGGAGACACTGGGTTTGTGCTGTCAGCCTTCAAGCAGGCAGAAGGATCAGCAGAACAGTACATTCTGCGCGGTTATGAGAGCAGTGGCCTAGAAACGACTCTAAAACTCCAGGGCTCCATATCAATGGAGGTAACGGGGCGAGTAAATTTGCTAGAAGAACCCTACGAAGCGAAGGGATGGCATGAGGTAGAGCCCTGGCAAATTGTCAGTCTGGCGGTATCCGTTAGTCCGGCCCTATAG
- the lepA gene encoding translation elongation factor 4, producing MTEVPVSQIRNFSIIAHIDHGKSTLADRLLQRTGTVSDREMKAQFLDNMDLERERGITIKLQAARMNYKAKDGKDYVLNLIDTPGHVDFSYEVSRSLIACEGALLVVDASQGVEAQTLANVYLALENNLEIIPVLNKIDLPGAEPERIRQEIEDIIGLDCSGAILASAKEGVGIDEILESIVYLVPPPADTVDQPLRALIFDSYYDSYRGVIVYFRVMDGSIRRKDKVRLMASGKEYEIDELGVLAPTQIQVDELHAGEVGYFAASIKAVEDARVGDTITLVQNPATEALPGYAEAKPMVFCGLFPTVSDQFEELREALEKLRLSDAALQYEPETSSAMGFGFRCGFLGLLHMEIVQERLEREYNLDLITTAPSVIYRVTTLKGEVLEIDNPSTLPDPQAREKIEEPYVQLDMITPEEYVGALMELCQNRRGEFKDMRYLAQGRTTLIYEVPLAEVVTDFFDQMKSRSKGYASMEYHLIGYRENHLSRLDVLINGDPVDSLASIVHRDKAYYVGKALVEKLKELIPRHQFKIPIQAAIGSRVVASESIPALRKDVLAKCYGGDISRKKKLLQKQAKGKKRLKAIGTVDVPQEAFMAVLKLS from the coding sequence ATGACAGAGGTTCCCGTCTCTCAGATTCGCAATTTCTCGATTATTGCCCACATTGACCACGGCAAATCGACCCTGGCCGACCGGCTGCTCCAGCGCACCGGCACCGTCAGCGATCGCGAAATGAAGGCCCAGTTCCTCGACAACATGGATCTGGAGCGGGAGCGGGGCATTACCATCAAGCTCCAGGCCGCCCGTATGAACTACAAGGCCAAGGACGGCAAAGATTACGTCCTCAACCTGATCGACACCCCAGGACACGTAGATTTCTCGTATGAGGTGTCCCGCTCTCTCATCGCCTGCGAAGGAGCGCTGTTGGTGGTTGATGCCTCCCAGGGGGTTGAGGCTCAAACTTTGGCCAACGTCTATCTAGCCCTAGAGAACAACCTCGAAATCATCCCCGTTCTCAACAAAATTGACCTACCCGGTGCCGAACCCGAGCGCATCAGGCAAGAAATTGAGGACATCATCGGCCTTGATTGCAGCGGTGCTATTCTTGCCTCAGCCAAAGAAGGCGTGGGCATTGACGAAATTTTAGAATCTATCGTCTACCTGGTGCCGCCCCCGGCCGACACCGTCGATCAGCCCCTACGAGCGCTGATCTTTGACAGCTACTATGACAGCTACCGGGGCGTGATCGTCTACTTCCGCGTTATGGATGGCAGCATTCGCCGCAAAGACAAAGTGCGGCTCATGGCCTCAGGCAAAGAGTACGAAATTGACGAACTGGGCGTGCTTGCCCCCACTCAAATTCAGGTAGACGAACTCCACGCAGGAGAAGTGGGTTACTTTGCCGCCTCGATCAAGGCCGTAGAAGATGCCCGCGTGGGCGACACCATTACCCTGGTGCAAAACCCCGCCACGGAAGCTCTGCCTGGCTATGCCGAAGCCAAGCCGATGGTGTTTTGTGGTCTCTTCCCCACCGTCTCAGACCAGTTTGAGGAATTGCGCGAGGCCCTCGAAAAGCTCCGCCTCAGTGACGCCGCCCTTCAGTATGAGCCAGAAACCTCAAGCGCCATGGGCTTTGGCTTTCGCTGCGGCTTTTTGGGCCTGCTGCACATGGAAATTGTGCAGGAGCGTCTAGAGCGCGAATACAACCTGGATTTAATCACCACCGCGCCCTCGGTAATTTACCGAGTTACCACCCTCAAGGGTGAGGTGCTCGAGATCGACAATCCCAGCACCTTACCCGACCCACAAGCCCGCGAAAAAATTGAAGAGCCCTACGTGCAGCTCGACATGATCACCCCCGAAGAATATGTGGGCGCCCTGATGGAGCTGTGCCAGAACCGCCGGGGCGAATTTAAGGACATGAGGTACCTGGCCCAGGGCCGTACCACCTTGATCTACGAGGTGCCCCTGGCCGAGGTCGTGACCGACTTTTTCGACCAGATGAAGTCGCGCAGTAAGGGTTACGCCAGCATGGAGTACCACCTGATCGGCTACCGAGAAAACCACCTGTCGCGGCTCGACGTGTTGATCAATGGCGATCCGGTCGATTCTCTAGCATCCATCGTCCACCGCGACAAGGCCTACTACGTGGGCAAAGCCCTAGTCGAAAAGCTCAAAGAGCTGATTCCGCGCCACCAGTTTAAGATTCCGATCCAGGCGGCGATCGGCAGCCGAGTGGTGGCCAGTGAGAGCATTCCCGCCCTGCGCAAAGACGTGCTGGCCAAATGCTATGGCGGTGATATCTCGCGGAAGAAGAAGCTGCTGCAAAAGCAGGCCAAGGGTAAGAAGCGCTTAAAGGCGATCGGTACAGTAGATGTGCCCCAAGAAGCCTTCATGGCGGTGCTGAAGCTGTCGTAA
- a CDS encoding hemerythrin domain-containing protein: protein MVTTLDDTKRQLIGEKLADLKAFQNLIISNDQKLMEACPYQDIRERLQNFLEDDQKNLGIIETVIVQYGVPADPSTATETFISQSEQMMSGDEFTFYQKLMHHELMKHSQAMSGIVIHKAAQKVGADIEVAIGPLNTVNFEGRAHQEQLKGMLEQVGVREMTGQDADQGIWARVQDSIAALSGVFGSVVTQNTDKEDMNIQTLIRLDHSKANTIFTEIGGTQDPQKLQEYFGQLYKDLLAHAGAEEEVVYPNVRSFYGNENTQELYDEQAEMKRMLDEIKAIDPASTDEFKSKVKQLMDIVGDHMRQEESTMFAAIDKNCSTSQKEQMATDFKAAKGKLQREMASAIG, encoded by the coding sequence ATGGTTACAACGTTAGACGATACAAAACGGCAGTTAATTGGTGAGAAGCTGGCAGACTTAAAGGCCTTTCAAAATTTGATAATCTCGAATGATCAAAAGCTCATGGAGGCCTGCCCCTACCAAGATATTCGCGAACGTCTCCAGAACTTTCTGGAGGACGACCAGAAAAACCTTGGCATTATTGAAACTGTAATTGTTCAATATGGTGTTCCAGCCGATCCTAGTACTGCAACTGAAACATTCATTTCACAGTCTGAGCAGATGATGTCTGGTGATGAGTTTACATTTTATCAAAAACTCATGCACCATGAATTGATGAAGCATAGTCAAGCGATGAGCGGCATCGTAATTCATAAGGCAGCCCAGAAGGTAGGAGCAGACATTGAAGTAGCCATTGGACCTTTGAATACGGTCAACTTTGAAGGGCGTGCCCATCAAGAACAGCTTAAGGGGATGCTCGAACAGGTGGGTGTTCGTGAGATGACTGGTCAAGACGCCGATCAAGGAATTTGGGCACGAGTGCAAGACTCGATCGCCGCATTGTCGGGGGTATTTGGTAGTGTGGTGACCCAAAATACCGACAAAGAGGATATGAATATTCAGACTCTGATTCGGCTAGATCATAGCAAGGCAAACACCATCTTTACCGAAATCGGTGGCACTCAAGATCCTCAAAAGCTCCAAGAGTATTTTGGGCAGCTCTATAAAGATTTACTGGCTCATGCTGGGGCGGAAGAAGAAGTCGTCTATCCGAATGTGCGCTCATTCTACGGCAATGAAAATACTCAAGAGCTGTACGATGAGCAAGCTGAAATGAAGCGCATGCTGGATGAGATCAAAGCCATTGACCCTGCTTCGACTGATGAGTTCAAATCAAAGGTTAAACAGTTAATGGATATCGTTGGCGATCATATGCGCCAGGAAGAATCTACGATGTTTGCCGCCATTGATAAGAATTGCAGCACTAGTCAAAAGGAACAAATGGCAACTGACTTTAAAGCTGCCAAGGGTAAGCTACAGCGGGAAATGGCATCTGCTATTGGGTAA
- a CDS encoding ATP-binding protein, translating to MRSRPSFPTLAAASPADAISAWIMVLSPTAVVESIQTVGVKALPETLTANWVGRSLAEIVSFAAPHALGQALESLATHQEPVQLPGRCPLGSHSIDVQWVLQPIIGLDGQLFRIAATGYLVDPHGLANIPWLRTAEVPAVVQESLPAACAQLQTYSPRLTQITRNVRWTLDLEIIRQQTVEGLGDLFGVNRCLVCSCDAIPNVAPQTATVTAEYTRLGDLPSWQGQVWTLAETPCLSAAAQSSVAVVPQRQPADPSIVAVATRYQNTINGFIVLHDRPDRPWSDIELNLLTDLADQVGTAIAHATLFGESHALAIKLQQANASLMEKQLEFQEARRQAEEARQQAEEASRLKSEFLANTSHELRTPLNGMIGFLKLVLDGMADDPAEQEEFIEEAHKSAIHLLQLINDVLDIAKIEAGKMQIDMGPISLKELLADVENFMRHQADEKHLTFDILLPATRDDITVNGNYQRLLQVLINLVSNAIKFTHEGGVTISAEVKPQKVEYQGKTWPGLVKISVADTGIGVSLEKQDRLFQSFSQVDGDRTRQYGGTGLGLAISQRLVEAMGGVVQFISMGEGLGSTVTFTALLYQKPVVIDKEPVYPPK from the coding sequence ATGCGATCGCGACCTTCTTTCCCGACCTTGGCCGCGGCCAGCCCAGCGGATGCTATCTCCGCCTGGATTATGGTGCTCAGCCCTACGGCGGTGGTGGAGTCAATTCAGACCGTGGGGGTCAAAGCTCTGCCGGAGACGCTAACGGCTAACTGGGTGGGGCGATCGCTGGCCGAAATCGTTTCCTTTGCTGCCCCCCATGCCCTGGGTCAGGCGCTCGAAAGCTTAGCCACCCACCAGGAACCGGTGCAGCTGCCGGGGCGCTGCCCCTTGGGATCCCACAGCATCGATGTGCAGTGGGTGCTCCAACCCATAATTGGCTTAGACGGCCAGTTATTTCGCATTGCCGCCACAGGCTACCTGGTTGACCCGCACGGGTTGGCTAATATTCCTTGGCTGCGGACCGCAGAAGTTCCCGCTGTGGTTCAGGAGAGCTTGCCTGCGGCCTGTGCCCAGCTGCAAACCTATTCGCCTCGGCTCACCCAAATTACTCGCAACGTTCGCTGGACGCTGGATCTAGAAATAATTCGTCAGCAGACAGTGGAGGGCCTAGGCGACTTGTTTGGGGTGAACCGCTGCCTGGTGTGCAGCTGCGACGCCATCCCCAACGTGGCTCCTCAGACTGCCACGGTGACCGCTGAGTATACGCGGTTGGGCGATTTGCCCAGTTGGCAGGGGCAGGTGTGGACGCTGGCCGAAACGCCTTGCCTCAGTGCTGCGGCTCAGTCGTCAGTGGCGGTGGTGCCGCAGCGGCAGCCCGCTGACCCATCCATTGTGGCGGTGGCCACCCGTTACCAAAACACCATCAACGGCTTTATCGTGCTCCACGATCGCCCTGATCGCCCCTGGTCAGACATCGAGCTAAATTTGCTCACTGACCTGGCCGATCAGGTGGGTACGGCGATCGCCCACGCTACCCTGTTTGGCGAAAGCCATGCCCTGGCGATCAAACTCCAGCAGGCCAACGCTAGCCTGATGGAGAAGCAGCTTGAGTTTCAGGAGGCCCGCCGCCAAGCTGAGGAAGCCCGCCAGCAGGCCGAAGAAGCCTCGCGCCTGAAAAGCGAGTTTTTGGCCAACACCTCCCATGAGCTGCGCACCCCGCTCAACGGCATGATTGGCTTTCTCAAGCTGGTGCTTGACGGCATGGCCGACGACCCCGCCGAGCAAGAAGAATTCATTGAGGAGGCCCACAAGTCAGCCATCCACCTGCTACAGCTGATCAACGATGTGCTCGACATTGCCAAGATCGAAGCGGGCAAAATGCAGATCGACATGGGGCCAATTAGCCTCAAGGAGCTGTTGGCCGACGTGGAAAACTTCATGCGCCACCAGGCCGACGAAAAGCACCTAACTTTCGACATTTTGCTGCCCGCTACCCGCGACGATATTACCGTCAACGGCAACTATCAGCGTTTGCTCCAGGTGCTAATAAATCTAGTGAGCAATGCCATCAAGTTCACCCACGAGGGCGGTGTCACTATCAGCGCCGAGGTGAAGCCCCAAAAGGTGGAATACCAGGGCAAAACCTGGCCCGGACTAGTCAAAATTAGCGTGGCCGATACGGGCATTGGCGTGTCGCTAGAAAAGCAGGATCGGCTGTTTCAGAGCTTTAGCCAGGTGGATGGCGATCGCACCCGCCAGTACGGCGGCACCGGCCTGGGTCTGGCGATTTCCCAACGTCTGGTGGAAGCCATGGGCGGCGTGGTGCAGTTCATCAGCATGGGCGAAGGGCTGGGTTCCACGGTGACCTTTACAGCCCTGCTGTACCAGAAGCCGGTGGTGATCGACAAAGAGCCGGTGTACCCGCCGAAGTAG